The genomic region GGTGTTATGCATTTGGCTGGGACAGAGCTGGCTTGCTGTGGTGAGGCAGGAACGAGGCACGAGGGCCTCGTGGTAGGTAAGAGGGTCGAGGTTATTTATAGAAACAGCTGTCTCATGTCCTTCGTTTGGACATGGTGTCTATTTGCAACTTTTGCCAGAGAGATAAGTGGGAAGAGCATTTGAATTCCGCTGTCACTATTCACAACACGCCTTTGTGAGGCCTATACACACAAAGCTGGAACGACCAAAGAAAACAATATTGTGAGAGCAGAAATAGATCAGCAGCACAGGAATAATCCAACCATGAGGGCTGACATATTATCTTTGTCTGATGTTTAATGCCATTCAgcaattattttgttattaagtgcttcaatttactttttttacttacttactactACTTTTACtaatttactttttactttacttacttttaGTTTTTCCTTCAAACTGCTTTATAAAAATAGCCCTTACCACTCTTAAAATGCAGCATATCATGTGCTTGCAATGCATTATGGTCTACTGAGGCTTCTGAGCCATGGGTAGCCATGCCTCTTTCACGACAGATTCCTCCAAATATAAATATTGGTGCAAATGtagaatataaaacaaaacacatgtcTTTTCAATCAGGGAAGACATGAGTTGTTAATAAGCAATGTGGGGTAGAGTTCAAAATAGAAGCATTGTAAAACGGCAAACAGTTTACTTTGAAATTTTATAGCTTAAGTGACAATCTACCTGAGAGGAAACTGTCAGTCTACAGCTATATAAAAGTGTTATTCAGACAACATTGAACTGACCTTCCAGGCTGTACTGCATGTGATCTGACGTTGTTTGTGTTAGATAACAGTGCCATAGTCTGATTCTACCACATGGTGAATATCATGTAAGGGAGGTGGTTTAAGGGCCTGCTGAGTTGCATTCGACCTCTCATACTACCCATGTTTCTGTTCAACTGACCAACTCTTCTCACCTGAGTGTGAATCCAgtgtcatacagtatgtgtttgaaATGCATTTATGAAGGGTGGtagtgatgatggtgatgatgatggtgctCATGGTGGTGATGGTGCTCGTGTCTCTGGGCTAGGCGGGTCTCCCTTTAGTGTCTCCCTGTCTCCCCCTGGCTGGACCTGCGAGCCAGGATGTCTAAGGGGCGTGGGAGCATCTTGCACCCTGGAACGAAGCCTCTTGCTGTGGGTGCGCTGGATGACAATATTTGCTGGAGGGTGAGGCTGGGTGGGATGGCACCATGAGGCAGGATGCTGGCCATGCAGCCTGCAGgattttccctctcctctgctcctgtctTTCCCCAGTGACCTGGGCTTATTTCTCAGGGAGTGATGGATAGAGAGGCTCCTGGGGGACTCAAAGGAGATGCAGCTCTCTCTTCCTACCACTGGGTGGTGCTGAAGAGCAGAGTGAGTGTGCTGTCTGGGCTCTTGACAGGGTgactctggaaaaaaaaggggggaaaccACTTCAATTTCAAGTTTTTGCTAATGAAACAATATGCCAGATTATTAAGTAAGATGTTTGCACAAACCATAATGATAAAGAAGTAGTTTCTATACCTGTATTGTCAAATTTGGAAGAGTAGTTTTCAATGCCAGCTAGATCCAGGTAGTGGTTTCTGCGCTCTATGTTTTCATCCACACAGTAGAGTTTCTTTATTGGGCTCCCTACCTCCTGAGACACACCCTGCTCCTTTTCTATGACTGTTTTCAATGAGAGAGGGACAAATCATCAAATCATGATTGCTGTGGATCCCACTACTCCAGTTTTGGCACAGTGACACTTTTGATCCTCAGCTTTTCATTTTACCTGTCTGTGAGATCTTGTCTGGGCAAGCTGAGGGACTCACAGCTAGCTTGATCTTCAGGGGTGTGTTATCGCTGCAAGGCTGCTTGACTGACACCTCTAGAACCTCATACATGGAGTGTATTAGACTGGATATATCCTGCAagacacacacgtacacacacacacacacaatgtaggGAGGGATGcttttcatttgaattatttaaacaaaaaataagacGTTACCTCCTTTGTGACCTTGCCGCTGTCAAAATTATACAGTGTGAAGACCCACTCCTGCCGAGAGTCCTCCTCAGGCACCAGGTCACACTGTGTGTCCTGTACGTGGACATATTGTGAGAATAATAAGCTTAGTGCCACTGTTTTGAACACTTACTTCAACATCTTTTGATCACAAATTCACAATATaaatctcacactctcacaatAATCTGTACTATAAATATTCAAACAGACTAGAATCTAAACGCTCACCCCAGCAtggcttttcttcttcttcgtctgTTTTTTGACCTGGAGGTGGATGCCTTTGTCCCCGTCAGCTGTCTTATTTGGCGGCAAAACcactaaacaacaaaaaagagcTGGATTGTGAACAGCAATATTCAGCAGACCCAAGGTAGCTATAATCACTGTTGTAATTCATTTATTCCTTGTTATGAGCTCTGTTTTCAATGAATGTTtggcagcacagaggaaaatgaaagctAACTGAAAGCTGTACATCCAAAGGTCGAagctttcacacacaaatacaaaacagatgtgtttaatttcactgtttatttatttccccaGGGAAATCAATGGAATATGACATATTAAAGCTTATGCATTAAAACTGGTTATACACTAAATCTACACAATAAAAAATTAAGCCCTTCATAATACACAGAGAGTGTGATGGATGTAGTGCTGTACTCACCCTTGAGGTTGCAGTTATGGTCAGACTTGTTTTCCCTCAATTCTACATACAAGTTCTATGAGAAACATGCAAGAGGAGAGTAAATTAACAGAGAGCA from Lates calcarifer isolate ASB-BC8 linkage group LG3, TLL_Latcal_v3, whole genome shotgun sequence harbors:
- the LOC108898149 gene encoding naked cuticle-like protein 3; its protein translation is MGKFQSKLALKRRQSPEGGSLASNVLTCQGELERIHVHKCKLTENLYVELRENKSDHNCNLKVVLPPNKTADGDKGIHLQVKKQTKKKKSHAGDTQCDLVPEEDSRQEWVFTLYNFDSGKVTKEDISSLIHSMYEVLEVSVKQPCSDNTPLKIKLAVSPSACPDKISQTVIEKEQGVSQEVGSPIKKLYCVDENIERRNHYLDLAGIENYSSKFDNTESPCQEPRQHTHSALQHHPVVGRESCISFESPRSLSIHHSLRNKPRSLGKDRSRGEGKSCRLHGQHPASWCHPTQPHPPANIVIQRTHSKRLRSRVQDAPTPLRHPGSQVQPGGDRETLKGDPPSPETRAPSPP